TGAAATAGGACTTGAGACCCGGCAACCGATCGACCACTCCCAGACCGAAATCGCGCATGACGCGGATGGGGCCGACATCGTTGGAGAAAAGCCGGTTCAGCACATCCGTCGTCACACCCATCCGCAACGTGTCGAAACGCCGCCAGGACTGATACCGCTCGAGAACGTTGAGAGAGCCGATATCGAGGCCGAGACGGTCGGCCTCGACCACGGTTTCGGCAAGCGCCGCCACATCCTTGAAGCCGAGATTGAGGCCCTGTCCGGAAATCGGATGAATGCCGTGCGCCGCGTCACCTGCAAGCGCAAACCGCGGCGCGACGAAGGAGCGCGCCAGCGTCAGGCCCAGCGGAAAGGCGCGTCGCGGACCGACCGGACGGACGGGCCCGAGCTTGTGGCCGAACCGGCGCTCCAGCTCTTCCTCGAAGACAAGATCGTCGGAAGCGACCAGCCTGACGGCATCAGCGGTGCGCTCGGTCCAGACAAGCGAGGAGCGGTTTCCCTTCAACGGCAGGACGGCAAAGGGGCCGGAGGGCAGGAAATGCTCTTCCGCGCAGCCCTCATGCGGCCGTTCGTGCTCGACGGTCGTGACGATACCGGACTGGTCATAGGCCCAATGCACCGTCTTGATACCGGCCATATCCCGCAGAGCCGAGCGAACACCGTCGCAGGCAATGAGCAACCGCGCTTCCAGCGATGTACCGTCGGAAAGGGTGATCGCTGTCGATTGCGGCCCCGCAGTAAAACCGGAAACACTGATACCATGGCGGATTTTAATGCCAATACGCTCGCAAAGGCCACGCAGTGCACTCACCATCGCAACATTGGGCACCATATGGGCAAAAGGCCTGCCCTCCTCCACAGCGCCGTCAAAGGTCAGAAAGACAGGGCGGACGGGATCAGCGGTCTTCGAATCGGTGACGACCATCTTGTGGATCGGCTGCGCCTCAGGCTCGATCTCGTTCCATATGCCGAAAACATCGAGCATGCGCGTGGCCGCCGCAATGACGGCGGAAGCCCGGACATCCTTTTTCCAGACATCATCAGGGGCGGCTTCAATCACCTGTACATTGAGGTGCGGAGCCGCCTGCTTGATCGCAACAGCAGCGGAAAGACCCACATATCCGCCACCTGCAACTACCACGTCGAGCATCGCGCTTCTCCTCAAATCTTGTGCACACATCATCGGCACACTATAGACCATGTGACGTCTTCCTACAGCCGGAGCAGGCCGAAAAAATGTCGCATCCTTCGCAAAC
This window of the Agrobacterium fabrum str. C58 genome carries:
- a CDS encoding ubiquinone biosynthesis hydroxylase codes for the protein MTFAKDATFFRPAPAVGRRHMVYSVPMMCAQDLRRSAMLDVVVAGGGYVGLSAAVAIKQAAPHLNVQVIEAAPDDVWKKDVRASAVIAAATRMLDVFGIWNEIEPEAQPIHKMVVTDSKTADPVRPVFLTFDGAVEEGRPFAHMVPNVAMVSALRGLCERIGIKIRHGISVSGFTAGPQSTAITLSDGTSLEARLLIACDGVRSALRDMAGIKTVHWAYDQSGIVTTVEHERPHEGCAEEHFLPSGPFAVLPLKGNRSSLVWTERTADAVRLVASDDLVFEEELERRFGHKLGPVRPVGPRRAFPLGLTLARSFVAPRFALAGDAAHGIHPISGQGLNLGFKDVAALAETVVEADRLGLDIGSLNVLERYQSWRRFDTLRMGVTTDVLNRLFSNDVGPIRVMRDFGLGVVDRLPGLKSYFIGQAAGTTDANAPRLLAGEAL